A genomic segment from Dehalococcoidales bacterium encodes:
- a CDS encoding alcohol dehydrogenase catalytic domain-containing protein encodes MKAAVVTGRRRFEIRELPTPRVQPGTLLLKVRRCAICGTDLEYVDSPAWDGQDGEDIFTPGEAVLGHEWVGEVVEVGEGVAGWSVGDRSVDVRGSCGQCYWCRRGLNHLCLGGRVRGTPFGEGGGSWSSMYGAMAEYVLRPARGQMKVPDNVSDEEAALTEPLNVGLSPVYEAGIKAADSVAILGAGHIGQLTMLAAKAAGAAPIIVTDNIKSRLDKALELGADYALNVDEGDVYEQILDITEAGADAIFICVRGADVLQQSTLAVRREGTIAIIGFPKPVELNPIYWLTKHLRIIGCDPMGRYNIQAMRLMQYKQVNCRPIISATMPLEDVQKAFDSLYAGENLLVMLKP; translated from the coding sequence ATGAAAGCAGCAGTTGTTACGGGTAGAAGGCGTTTTGAAATCAGAGAGCTGCCAACTCCCAGGGTGCAACCGGGGACTTTGCTGCTCAAGGTAAGGCGTTGTGCCATCTGTGGTACCGACCTTGAGTACGTTGATAGCCCCGCATGGGATGGGCAAGACGGAGAGGATATCTTTACACCTGGTGAGGCTGTGCTGGGTCACGAGTGGGTGGGCGAGGTAGTGGAGGTGGGAGAAGGGGTGGCAGGCTGGTCAGTCGGTGACCGTTCTGTAGACGTCAGAGGAAGCTGCGGGCAGTGCTACTGGTGCCGGCGCGGACTGAATCACCTGTGCCTGGGAGGTCGGGTTCGCGGTACACCCTTTGGAGAGGGCGGCGGCAGTTGGTCGTCCATGTACGGCGCTATGGCGGAATATGTTCTCAGGCCTGCTCGAGGTCAGATGAAAGTACCCGATAATGTTTCAGATGAGGAAGCAGCACTGACCGAACCGTTGAATGTAGGTCTGTCACCGGTGTATGAAGCCGGCATTAAGGCAGCCGATTCTGTCGCAATCCTCGGGGCAGGGCACATCGGTCAACTTACAATGCTGGCAGCCAAAGCAGCCGGTGCGGCGCCGATTATTGTCACCGACAACATCAAGTCCCGACTGGATAAAGCATTGGAACTGGGGGCTGATTATGCCCTCAATGTGGATGAAGGCGATGTCTACGAGCAAATCCTGGATATTACCGAGGCTGGTGCCGATGCTATCTTTATCTGTGTCCGGGGGGCTGACGTACTCCAGCAATCCACCCTGGCGGTCAGGCGTGAGGGAACAATAGCCATCATTGGCTTCCCCAAACCGGTAGAACTGAACCCCATTTACTGGCTGACCAAGCATTTAAGGATTATCGGTTGCGACCCTATGGGGAGATACAATATACAGGCAATGCGGCTAATGCAATACAAGCAGGTAAATTGCAGGCCCATTATTTCGGCCACTATGCCGCTTGAGGATGTGCAGAAAGCCTTTGACTCTCTCTACGCAGGTGAAAATCTGCTGGTTATGCTGAAGCCGTAA